From Macrobrachium rosenbergii isolate ZJJX-2024 chromosome 55, ASM4041242v1, whole genome shotgun sequence, a single genomic window includes:
- the LOC136835407 gene encoding perlucin-like translates to MGMKNTALFIILLIQQGYANNQTQDEIQVQYICPPNFIRLGQSCYYFSRSMATWHNAHFACRDRGGQLAIPESQWEDNTIKSYLNRPEFARLNRWIGGIYNWPKQQWTWGSTAEEMPYQGFHNSEIVPESYRWHCVFMSPVFNYQWNHTLCTTAMHYICEMPQSRILDLTGNV, encoded by the exons ATGGGAATGAAAAACACTGCCCTTTTCATCATACTGCTGATTCAACAag GTTATGCCAATAATCAGACACAAGATGAGATTCAGGTTCAATACATCTGCCCTCCAAATTTTATTAGGCTAGGACAAAGTTGCTATTATTTTAGCAGAAGCATGGCCACCTGGCATAATGCACACTTCGCTTGCCGTGACCGAGGTGGCCAGTTAGCAATACCTGAATCCCAGTGGGAGGATAACACAATTAAGTCTTATCTCAACAGGCCAGAATTTG CCAGATTAAATCGTTGGATAGGAGGGATCTATAACTGGCCAAAACAGCAGTGGACATGGGGTTCTACAGCTGAAGAGATGCCTTATCAAGGATTCCATAATTCAGAAATAGTACCAGAATCCTATCGCTGGCACTGTGTGTTTATGTCACCTGTTTTCAATTACCAATGGAATCATACACTGTGCACTACTGCAATGCACTACATTTGTGAAATGCCTCAAAGCAGAATCCTTGACCTGACTGGTAATGTATAG